A window from Candidatus Cloacimonadota bacterium encodes these proteins:
- the gcvPA gene encoding aminomethyl-transferring glycine dehydrogenase subunit GcvPA, translating to MPYISNTDRDRREMFAKIGVNNFDELIHAIPAKFRIKGGLKLDRALSEMEISEKIKGQTCKNLCAQSANSFLGAGVYDHFIPAAVDTIVSRPEFFTAYTPYQAEVSQGTLQFIYEYQTMICELTGMEIANASMYDGASAIAEAILMAVRKNKLEKALLPSTLNPEFVKVIESYTQGAGVELVTIPAKDGLTDLAALQRMLDESVGSVVVQSPNYFGNIEDTSEISEMVHTQENCLLIAAVDPISLAILNAPSEYQADIVVGEGQALGNSMYMGGPLFGFFATKLEMNRQMPGRIVGGTLDKDGNKAYVLTLQAREQHIRRAKATSNICSNQSLCTLAATVYMSLMGREGLREVAIQSTQKAHYLAEELCKINGIELKYPAASFFKEFVITSPKPAKVIIEKMLLHGIYAGVEVGTNELMMAVTEKKSKAAIDDFVKAMQEVCHA from the coding sequence ATGCCGTATATTTCTAATACTGATAGAGATAGACGGGAGATGTTTGCCAAAATCGGAGTGAATAATTTTGACGAACTTATCCATGCTATTCCTGCCAAATTCCGCATAAAGGGCGGCTTAAAACTGGATAGAGCTCTCTCCGAAATGGAGATCAGCGAAAAGATCAAGGGGCAGACCTGTAAGAATCTCTGCGCTCAATCTGCCAATTCTTTCTTGGGCGCTGGAGTGTATGATCACTTTATTCCCGCTGCGGTAGATACTATCGTATCGCGCCCGGAGTTCTTTACGGCCTATACCCCCTATCAAGCTGAAGTTAGCCAAGGTACGTTGCAATTTATCTATGAATATCAGACCATGATTTGCGAGCTTACCGGCATGGAAATTGCCAATGCGTCGATGTATGACGGTGCCAGCGCAATTGCAGAGGCTATTCTGATGGCTGTGCGCAAAAATAAACTGGAAAAAGCTCTATTGCCCTCCACATTGAATCCGGAATTTGTAAAAGTTATAGAATCCTATACTCAAGGCGCAGGAGTGGAACTTGTTACTATTCCAGCAAAAGACGGCTTAACAGATTTGGCAGCATTGCAGCGGATGCTTGATGAAAGCGTTGGATCTGTAGTGGTGCAAAGCCCAAATTACTTTGGTAATATAGAAGATACATCTGAAATCTCTGAAATGGTTCACACTCAGGAAAATTGCCTGTTGATTGCCGCAGTAGACCCAATTTCGTTGGCGATTCTTAATGCACCATCAGAGTATCAAGCGGATATAGTGGTTGGCGAAGGGCAGGCTTTGGGCAATAGCATGTATATGGGTGGACCGCTGTTTGGTTTCTTTGCCACAAAGCTGGAAATGAACCGTCAAATGCCGGGTCGTATAGTTGGTGGAACTTTAGATAAAGATGGTAACAAAGCCTATGTGCTTACTCTGCAAGCCCGTGAACAGCATATCCGCAGAGCAAAAGCAACCTCAAACATTTGCTCCAATCAATCGCTATGTACTCTAGCTGCAACCGTCTATATGAGCCTGATGGGGCGTGAAGGCTTGCGGGAAGTAGCTATTCAAAGCACACAAAAAGCTCACTATTTGGCAGAAGAGCTTTGCAAGATAAATGGAATAGAACTAAAATATCCTGCTGCTAGTTTCTTCAAAGAGTTTGTGATAACAAGCCCTAAACCAGCTAAAGTTATCATTGAAAAGATGCTTCTTCACGGCATATACGCTGGTGTGGAGGTAGGAACAAACGAATTGATGATGGCAGTTACGGAAAAGAAGAGCAAAGCTGCAATTGATGATTTTGTAAAAGCGATGCAGGAGGTGTGCCATGCCTAA
- a CDS encoding PhoH family protein, with protein sequence MEKKIFVLDTNVLIHNPRALFAFEDNRVVIPIVVIEEIDQFKKGLDEKSRNARQIGRYLDDLRKNGKLQEGVPTDQGGIIQVTVNREVTDAASKLIFMDRNDNLIIGTALYFQQKYPDSKVILVSKDVNVRIKADTMGIQAENFENDTINFDEFFTGWTHEELPGELLEKLNQNDYINNPLENLFPNQFVRITSEGHSERIQTLRYNAESNKLFKLSHYKGQDVFGITARNFEQEMALDLLLDDDIKLVSLSGKAGTGKTLLAIAAGLAKVVDEERYTRLVISRPISPLGKDLGYLPGNKAEKFNPWMQPIYDNMDILLSLHDEKQEGQRTKKKATIDDYMDYGFLELEPLTYIRGRSLPDQFIIIDEAQNLSPHEMKTIITRAGKNTKIVLTGDPYQIDIPYLDAISNGLSVAVEKLKGEPMVGHMTLEKGERSALADLAAKYF encoded by the coding sequence ATGGAAAAAAAGATATTTGTGCTGGATACAAATGTGCTGATTCATAACCCACGCGCTCTTTTTGCTTTTGAGGATAATCGAGTAGTAATCCCAATAGTAGTAATTGAAGAAATAGATCAGTTTAAGAAGGGTCTCGATGAAAAAAGTCGTAATGCCAGACAAATTGGCAGGTATTTGGATGATCTTCGCAAGAACGGAAAGCTTCAAGAGGGTGTGCCAACAGATCAGGGGGGCATAATCCAAGTAACGGTAAATCGAGAAGTTACAGACGCAGCATCGAAACTAATATTTATGGATAGAAACGATAACCTGATAATCGGAACCGCTTTATATTTTCAACAAAAATATCCGGATTCTAAAGTAATCTTAGTATCGAAAGATGTTAATGTACGCATTAAAGCGGATACTATGGGTATTCAAGCTGAGAACTTTGAGAACGATACAATCAATTTTGATGAATTTTTTACTGGCTGGACTCATGAAGAACTACCTGGAGAATTGCTGGAAAAACTCAATCAAAATGACTATATTAATAACCCTCTTGAGAACCTGTTTCCCAATCAGTTTGTGCGGATTACTTCTGAAGGGCACAGCGAAAGAATTCAAACCTTACGCTACAATGCAGAGAGTAACAAATTGTTTAAACTTAGCCATTATAAGGGGCAGGATGTTTTTGGCATCACAGCGCGAAATTTTGAGCAGGAAATGGCTTTAGACTTGTTGTTGGATGACGATATTAAGCTGGTTAGCCTTTCCGGTAAAGCCGGCACCGGAAAGACGCTTTTGGCTATTGCCGCCGGTTTGGCAAAAGTGGTCGATGAAGAACGCTATACTAGACTGGTTATCTCTCGCCCCATCTCTCCACTGGGGAAAGACTTGGGTTATCTGCCCGGCAATAAAGCCGAAAAATTTAATCCTTGGATGCAACCTATTTATGACAATATGGACATTCTTCTTTCCTTGCATGACGAGAAGCAAGAAGGACAAAGAACTAAAAAGAAAGCCACCATTGATGATTATATGGATTATGGATTCTTGGAATTGGAGCCACTCACCTATATTCGTGGGCGTAGCCTTCCAGATCAGTTTATAATAATTGACGAAGCGCAGAATCTTAGTCCCCACGAGATGAAAACTATTATAACCCGAGCAGGGAAAAACACCAAAATTGTGCTCACCGGAGACCCATATCAGATCGACATCCCTTACCTGGATGCAATAAGCAACGGTCTTTCTGTAGCTGTAGAAAAGCTAAAGGGAGAACCGATGGTAGGTCATATGACTTTAGAAAAAGGAGAGCGCTCCGCTTTAGCAGATCTGGCGGCAAAATACTTTTGA
- the alr gene encoding alanine racemase encodes MERKIVERSWVEIDLAAFRKNLSFLKTFLQPYQSFLQIVKADAYGHGAKEIAETALSEGAVYLGVANVEEGKLLRIQGISAPILILSPSLASETDEIVKYDLVPAVSDLDFADSLTQAAINAEQSVKIHLKIDTGMHRSGIRIEEANSFYTSILQYKNLEVEGIFSHFSSAESDPDFCHEQEKLFEAFIRNIVPKPKYIHISNSAGTINGHGKQCNLSRFGISSFGVDSIGKYHNKLSPVMTFKSILSQVKTIKTGESVGYNRDWVATSPGCYGIIPIGYADGYDFMLSGKGLVSVRGVLCPVIGRISMDMITINLSAQPEAKVGDEVELLGNQALPLRAENLSKLYGGSAYELLCQLGRRARRFYKSNDHILHSTPLARRDFIATDFGDSKLNQIISSALAKRLESEEIGELIYREILRSFFYDKDRDVHYRRNFVHKISFVDCSENGYFRVKTLLSYRKILDYNYFIVACAGSDEILRNYFMRSDVEYRWLLDSGVSINSSNFKVDSVKVNRLDMLKELRFQKGALEIHCRHVELDALRGTEVEFEICTSTLYPANIHQLSVFISELTRGIEISFEYPTELGNVEPVSIFSGQEKNPDVSREENKITIKTKPDEWVFPLSGVVFTY; translated from the coding sequence ATGGAACGTAAAATAGTGGAACGCAGCTGGGTAGAAATTGATCTGGCGGCGTTTAGAAAAAATCTTAGCTTTCTCAAGACTTTTCTGCAACCGTATCAGTCATTTTTACAGATCGTAAAAGCAGATGCCTATGGACATGGCGCAAAAGAGATCGCCGAAACAGCCCTTTCAGAAGGGGCAGTTTATCTGGGAGTTGCAAATGTGGAAGAAGGCAAATTGCTTAGAATACAGGGTATATCTGCCCCTATTCTCATCCTGTCTCCCAGTTTAGCATCTGAAACTGATGAAATAGTAAAATACGATCTTGTACCAGCAGTTTCAGATTTGGACTTTGCCGATTCTCTGACACAAGCAGCCATCAACGCAGAGCAAAGCGTTAAGATCCATCTAAAAATCGATACAGGTATGCACCGCAGTGGAATACGCATAGAAGAAGCCAATAGTTTTTATACAAGTATTCTCCAGTACAAAAACTTGGAAGTAGAAGGCATATTTAGTCATTTTAGCTCGGCGGAAAGCGATCCGGATTTCTGCCATGAACAGGAGAAACTTTTTGAAGCATTCATAAGAAATATTGTACCAAAACCTAAATACATCCACATCTCAAATAGTGCCGGAACCATTAATGGGCACGGGAAGCAGTGCAATCTGTCCCGCTTTGGAATATCCAGTTTTGGGGTAGATAGCATTGGAAAATACCACAATAAACTTAGTCCGGTAATGACCTTCAAATCCATTCTTAGTCAAGTTAAAACTATTAAAACCGGTGAAAGTGTAGGCTACAATAGAGATTGGGTGGCCACTTCACCCGGCTGCTATGGCATTATTCCTATTGGCTATGCAGATGGTTACGACTTCATGCTTTCGGGCAAGGGGCTTGTGTCTGTGCGCGGTGTTTTATGCCCAGTAATCGGAAGAATCTCGATGGATATGATTACAATAAATCTTAGCGCTCAACCAGAGGCCAAAGTTGGCGATGAAGTTGAGCTTCTGGGCAATCAAGCCTTGCCTTTACGAGCCGAAAATTTGTCAAAACTATATGGTGGTTCTGCTTATGAGCTCTTATGCCAGTTGGGAAGAAGGGCACGCAGATTCTATAAAAGCAATGACCACATATTACATAGCACTCCTTTGGCAAGGCGGGATTTTATCGCAACAGATTTTGGCGATAGCAAGTTGAATCAGATTATCTCTTCTGCCTTAGCTAAACGTCTGGAAAGTGAGGAAATAGGCGAGCTAATCTATCGTGAAATCTTACGAAGCTTTTTTTACGATAAAGATCGGGATGTACATTATCGGCGAAATTTTGTTCATAAAATCAGTTTTGTGGATTGCAGTGAAAATGGATACTTCCGAGTAAAAACTCTGCTTAGCTACCGCAAGATATTGGATTACAACTATTTTATTGTGGCTTGTGCCGGCTCGGACGAAATATTGAGGAACTACTTTATGCGCTCTGATGTTGAATATAGATGGCTTCTAGATTCAGGCGTGAGCATCAATAGTAGTAACTTCAAAGTGGATTCGGTAAAAGTGAACCGACTGGATATGTTAAAGGAGTTAAGATTTCAAAAAGGCGCTTTGGAAATACACTGTCGTCATGTAGAGCTTGATGCCCTGCGAGGCACAGAAGTTGAATTTGAGATTTGCACAAGCACTCTGTATCCGGCAAATATCCATCAGTTATCTGTATTTATTAGCGAACTAACACGAGGCATAGAAATATCCTTTGAATACCCAACAGAACTTGGTAATGTAGAGCCTGTCAGTATATTCTCAGGACAAGAAAAGAATCCTGATGTGAGCCGAGAAGAAAACAAGATCACAATCAAGACCAAACCAGATGAATGGGTATTCCCACTTTCGGGTGTTGTTTTCACATATTAA
- a CDS encoding 4Fe-4S binding protein, with product MKMLKTYPDKCISCHVCESTCSNLYFKEDNPELSCIQIHDETNPPQMNVCNQCQACVAVCPTMALTVNKQGVVMLSRNLCIGCLMCVAVCPTNSMRTAFGKHNPFKCIACGACVKTCPAEALEIVEV from the coding sequence ATGAAAATGCTGAAAACTTATCCGGATAAGTGTATCTCGTGCCACGTGTGTGAGAGCACTTGTTCTAATCTCTATTTTAAAGAAGACAATCCCGAACTATCTTGCATCCAAATTCATGACGAAACAAATCCCCCCCAAATGAATGTGTGCAACCAATGTCAAGCCTGTGTGGCAGTTTGCCCCACTATGGCACTTACTGTAAACAAACAAGGTGTAGTGATGCTTTCCCGTAACCTTTGCATCGGATGTTTGATGTGCGTGGCAGTATGCCCTACAAACAGCATGCGTACAGCTTTTGGCAAGCATAACCCATTCAAGTGCATTGCTTGCGGAGCCTGTGTGAAAACTTGCCCCGCAGAAGCACTGGAAATAGTAGAGGTATAA
- a CDS encoding aldehyde:ferredoxin oxidoreductase yields MNRKVLAEYRYTLKPIEKGYNRRTLYVNVGTKEIKEKPVSNMMIDKFTGGKGFDLYLMWHGVKDNTKWNDPENEVCISFGPLCGNTSYPGSGKSIVTTISPLTGIPVDCNVGGHFGPYCKFAGFDALELQGIADEEVIVYIDGDKGIVKIMSAPDEEINSHLLAESLHKEFADSEDKMQNVSVVSSGQAADNVLITCLNFSFWDKRRKVARLKQAGRGGTGTAFRHKKIKALVVKYSGLKVDTNNPADLPSLQKTGLKLHKEIEAGDDSQCRMHQVGTAHLMEIMNDYDLLPIKNFKYGQMPEAEGLHSREFTKLFTQGMADGCWFGCSLSCCKAVDNFKPRTGPYKGQPVTVDGPEYETAGGCGSNICVWDPKDVVEINFYCDTYGVDTISFGTSVAFAMECYENGILNKERTGGLELTWGNADAALEILHQMARGEGFGMIVGQGVRRMKKIFAEMYGADPQFLQDIGMEAKGLEYSQYMSKESLAQQGGYTLALKGPQHDEAWLIFMDMVNNQIPTFKDKAEALHYFPMFRTWFGLQGLCKLPWNDIEPSDNAQTDEPAKVPEHVQNYVDIYKAVTGKPMDKHELIRQSERVYNFQKVFCMRMGGGRREDDMPPYRAVGPVTEEEYISRQERYDNLLKEKIGVDPAGKSVAEKMDITRKHRENQYEQLVDAVYERKGWTKEGVPTLEHLKNIGMDLPEVIEVVKRFL; encoded by the coding sequence ATGAACCGGAAAGTTTTGGCTGAATACCGTTACACTTTAAAACCTATCGAAAAAGGATATAACCGCCGCACCTTATATGTTAACGTGGGCACAAAAGAAATCAAAGAAAAGCCAGTAAGCAACATGATGATCGATAAATTCACGGGTGGCAAGGGCTTTGACCTCTATTTGATGTGGCATGGTGTAAAAGATAACACCAAATGGAACGATCCCGAAAATGAAGTCTGCATATCGTTTGGACCGCTTTGTGGAAACACCTCATATCCTGGCAGCGGAAAGTCCATTGTTACAACAATATCCCCCTTAACTGGCATTCCGGTGGATTGCAACGTAGGGGGGCACTTTGGTCCCTATTGCAAGTTTGCCGGCTTTGATGCTCTGGAATTGCAAGGCATTGCCGATGAAGAGGTTATTGTATATATCGACGGCGACAAAGGAATTGTAAAGATTATGAGTGCACCTGATGAAGAAATCAATAGTCACTTGCTTGCAGAATCCTTGCACAAAGAATTTGCCGATAGTGAAGACAAGATGCAGAACGTATCGGTGGTTTCTTCGGGACAGGCGGCGGATAATGTCCTTATTACTTGTCTGAACTTCTCGTTTTGGGATAAACGCCGCAAGGTTGCCCGCCTTAAACAAGCCGGACGCGGCGGTACGGGTACTGCTTTCAGACACAAAAAGATCAAAGCCTTAGTGGTGAAATATTCCGGTCTTAAAGTGGATACCAACAATCCCGCAGACTTGCCCTCTCTGCAGAAAACCGGGCTCAAGCTCCACAAAGAAATTGAAGCTGGAGATGACTCTCAATGCCGCATGCATCAGGTTGGCACTGCTCACTTGATGGAGATCATGAACGATTATGACCTTTTGCCCATCAAGAACTTTAAATACGGTCAGATGCCCGAAGCCGAAGGATTGCACTCTCGCGAATTTACCAAGCTCTTTACCCAAGGGATGGCAGATGGCTGCTGGTTTGGTTGCTCGCTTTCCTGCTGTAAGGCGGTGGATAACTTCAAACCACGCACCGGTCCTTACAAAGGCCAGCCCGTAACGGTTGATGGTCCCGAATACGAGACTGCCGGCGGTTGTGGTTCAAATATCTGCGTATGGGATCCCAAAGATGTGGTGGAAATCAACTTTTATTGTGACACCTATGGTGTGGATACGATCTCTTTTGGCACCAGCGTAGCATTCGCTATGGAATGCTACGAAAACGGTATTTTAAATAAAGAACGTACCGGAGGTTTGGAACTCACATGGGGCAATGCCGATGCCGCTTTGGAGATCCTTCACCAAATGGCTCGCGGCGAAGGGTTTGGCATGATCGTAGGTCAAGGCGTACGCCGCATGAAGAAGATCTTTGCCGAAATGTATGGCGCTGATCCTCAGTTTTTGCAAGACATCGGTATGGAAGCAAAAGGATTGGAATATTCCCAATATATGAGCAAAGAATCTCTGGCTCAACAAGGTGGATATACTTTAGCGCTCAAAGGCCCGCAACACGACGAAGCTTGGTTAATTTTTATGGATATGGTCAATAATCAAATTCCTACATTCAAAGATAAAGCCGAAGCTTTGCATTATTTTCCCATGTTTCGTACCTGGTTTGGCTTGCAGGGATTATGTAAATTGCCGTGGAACGACATCGAGCCTTCCGATAACGCTCAGACCGACGAACCGGCAAAGGTACCTGAACACGTGCAGAACTATGTGGATATCTATAAAGCCGTCACCGGTAAACCGATGGATAAACACGAGCTGATTCGTCAAAGTGAAAGGGTTTATAATTTTCAGAAGGTCTTCTGCATGAGAATGGGTGGAGGTCGTCGCGAGGACGATATGCCGCCGTATCGCGCAGTTGGTCCTGTTACTGAGGAAGAGTATATATCTCGCCAAGAACGCTACGATAACCTTCTGAAAGAGAAGATTGGCGTGGACCCCGCCGGAAAATCCGTAGCCGAAAAGATGGATATTACCCGCAAGCATCGCGAAAATCAATATGAACAACTGGTCGATGCCGTTTATGAACGTAAGGGCTGGACCAAAGAAGGCGTGCCGACTTTGGAACATCTTAAAAATATAGGCATGGATCTACCGGAAGTGATAGAAGTGGTAAAACGCTTCCTGTAA
- the gcvPB gene encoding aminomethyl-transferring glycine dehydrogenase subunit GcvPB, whose amino-acid sequence MPKTIFEYTSVGRRGVTLPPREIDTPLDKIIPVKFHREKAARMPELSELDVMRHYIKLSQQNHFIEKGLYPLGSCTMKYNPKIHELLARHSCFANIHPYQHESTLQGALELLYELQQDLAEISGMAKVTLQPVAGAQGEFTGIKIIDAYHKAKGNTNKTKIIIPDSAHGTNPATCHLVGYDVIELKSNAAGRCDIARLRELVDENTAGFMLTNPNTLGLFETQIEEIAEIMHSVDALIYMDGANLNALLGIVQPGKIGFDIMHFNLHKTFSTPHGGGGPGAGPVGVVEKLIPYLPVPTISKDDAGYHLDYAHKSTSIGKVHTFYGNFAVLVRAYIYIKMLGAEGLRRVSENAIINANYLMAMLKDYYHIQHQEYCMHEFVADGSKQKKEKGVSTLDIAKRLLDKGFHAPTVYFPLIIPEAMMIEPTETESLESLNAFAQAMIEIAQEAEQNPELLHEAPITTPVRRVDDVRAVKELDPIFKIGE is encoded by the coding sequence ATGCCTAAGACGATTTTTGAATATACATCTGTTGGTCGCAGAGGTGTAACTTTGCCTCCTCGCGAGATCGATACTCCGTTAGACAAAATCATTCCTGTCAAATTTCATCGGGAGAAAGCGGCTCGTATGCCGGAACTGAGTGAACTGGACGTGATGCGTCATTACATTAAGCTTTCGCAGCAGAACCACTTCATCGAAAAAGGATTGTACCCTTTGGGTAGCTGTACGATGAAATATAACCCTAAGATTCATGAATTACTGGCAAGACACAGTTGTTTTGCCAATATTCATCCCTATCAGCATGAAAGCACACTGCAAGGGGCATTGGAACTTCTTTATGAGCTTCAGCAAGATCTTGCTGAGATATCCGGTATGGCAAAAGTGACCTTGCAACCAGTAGCTGGAGCACAGGGCGAATTTACTGGCATCAAGATCATCGATGCCTATCATAAGGCCAAAGGAAATACGAATAAAACAAAGATAATCATTCCAGATAGTGCGCATGGCACAAATCCTGCTACTTGTCACTTAGTGGGGTATGATGTGATAGAGCTAAAATCTAATGCCGCAGGGCGTTGTGATATCGCTCGTCTGCGTGAATTGGTGGATGAAAACACGGCCGGATTTATGCTTACAAATCCCAATACTCTGGGTTTGTTCGAAACTCAGATTGAAGAGATCGCGGAAATTATGCACAGCGTTGATGCCCTGATCTATATGGATGGGGCTAATCTAAATGCGCTTTTGGGCATCGTTCAACCCGGAAAGATCGGTTTTGACATCATGCACTTCAACCTGCATAAAACCTTTTCCACCCCTCATGGCGGTGGCGGACCCGGAGCTGGTCCTGTGGGGGTTGTAGAAAAACTGATTCCCTATTTGCCCGTTCCCACCATCAGCAAAGATGATGCCGGTTACCATCTGGATTATGCACATAAAAGCACATCAATCGGGAAAGTGCACACTTTCTACGGAAACTTTGCGGTATTGGTGCGCGCCTATATATATATAAAGATGCTGGGAGCAGAAGGATTGCGCAGAGTAAGCGAAAACGCCATTATTAACGCCAATTATTTAATGGCTATGCTCAAAGATTATTATCACATACAGCATCAGGAATATTGTATGCACGAATTTGTTGCAGATGGAAGCAAACAGAAGAAAGAGAAAGGGGTAAGTACCTTGGATATTGCCAAGCGTTTGTTGGATAAGGGATTTCATGCTCCAACAGTGTATTTTCCTCTAATCATACCAGAGGCAATGATGATTGAGCCCACCGAAACTGAAAGCTTGGAATCACTAAATGCATTTGCTCAGGCGATGATAGAAATAGCGCAGGAAGCGGAGCAAAATCCGGAATTACTACATGAGGCACCAATTACCACACCGGTTAGGAGAGTGGATGACGTACGTGCCGTAAAAGAACTAGATCCAATCTTTAAGATTGGGGAATAA
- a CDS encoding cupin domain-containing protein: MQSYRDIIERLNLLPHPEGGYYRRNWQSELEAEAQDTTGKKIHSRRSIGSSILYLLPFQEVSAWHRVSCDEMWHYYAGSPLKLILLSKQHGMRQQVLGNNLHNDELPQFIIPRNTWFCAEVIEIDSYSFCGCTLWPSFSYADFELANKERLLEEFPEHRDLINHIFDKQKFE, translated from the coding sequence ATGCAAAGCTATCGAGATATTATCGAGCGGTTAAACCTTTTGCCTCATCCAGAAGGAGGTTACTATCGTAGAAACTGGCAATCTGAGCTAGAGGCAGAAGCACAAGATACAACTGGCAAAAAGATACATTCCCGACGCAGTATTGGCTCATCAATACTATATCTGCTTCCATTTCAGGAAGTTAGTGCTTGGCATAGGGTATCTTGTGATGAAATGTGGCATTATTATGCAGGCAGCCCGCTTAAGCTTATTCTTTTAAGCAAACAACACGGCATGCGGCAACAGGTTTTGGGAAATAATTTGCATAATGATGAACTGCCCCAGTTTATTATTCCACGCAATACCTGGTTTTGTGCAGAAGTGATCGAGATAGATTCATACAGTTTTTGTGGTTGCACCTTATGGCCTTCATTTAGCTATGCAGATTTTGAATTGGCAAATAAGGAGAGACTTTTGGAAGAATTTCCCGAACATCGTGATCTGATAAATCACATCTTCGACAAACAGAAATTTGAATAA